The following coding sequences are from one Saccopteryx bilineata isolate mSacBil1 chromosome 3, mSacBil1_pri_phased_curated, whole genome shotgun sequence window:
- the CERS2 gene encoding ceramide synthase 2 isoform X1, with protein MAAGLREGGPGGSGRPPAPRRSRIRRPGRGEALLGNRMLQTLYDYFWWERLWLPVNLTWGDLEDRDGRVYAKASDLYITLPLALLFLIIRYFFELYVATPLAALLNVKEKTRLRAPLNPTLEQFYLTSGKHPKQAEVELLSRQSGLSGRQVERWFRRRRNQDRPSLLKKFREASWRFTFYLIAFIAGMAVIVDKPWFYDMKKVWEGYPIQSTIPSQYWYYMIELSFYWSLLFSIASDVKRKDFKEQIIHHVATIILISFSWFANYIRAGTLIMALHDSSDYLLESAKMFNYAGWKNTCNNIFIVFAIVFIITRLVILPFWILHCTVVYPLELYPAFFGYYFFNSMMGVLQMLHIFWAYLILRMAHKFITGKQVEDERSDREETESSEGEEAAVWGGVKSRALANGHPILNNNHRKND; from the exons ATGGCGGCGGGCCTGAGGGAGGGCGGCCCGGGCGGGAGCGGCCGGCCCCCAGCGCCTCGGCGTTCCCGGATACGCCGCCCAGGGCGCGGAGAGGCCCTTCTGGGCAACAG GATGCTCCAGACCTTGTATGACTACTTCTGGTGGGAACGGCTGTGGCTGCCTGTGAACTTAACCTGGGGTGATCTCGAAGACCGAGATGGACGCGTCTATGCCAAGGCCTCAGACCTCTATATCACACTACCCCTGGCCTTGCTCTTCCTCATCATTCGATACTTCTTTGAGCT TTACGTGGCCACACCGCTGGCTGCTCTCCTGAATGTAAAGGAGAAAACTCGGCTGCGGGCACCACTCAACCCCACCTTGGAGCAATTCTACCTGACCAGCGGCAAGCATCCCAAACAG GCGGAGGTAGAGCTGTTATCCCGGCAGAGTGGGCTCTCTGGCCGCCAGGTAGAGCGCTGGTTCCGCCGCCGCCGCAACCAGGACCGGCCCAGTCTCCTCAAGAAGTTCCGAGAAGCCAG cTGGAGATTCACATTTTACCTGATTGCTTTCATTGCTGGCATGGCTGTCATTGTGGAT AAACCCTGGTTCTATGACATGAAGAAAGTTTGGGAGGGATATCCCATACAG AGCACCATCCCTTCCCAGTATTGGTACTACATGATTGAACTTTCTTTCTACTGGTCCCTGCTCTTCAGTATCGCCTCCGATGTCAAGCGAAAG GATTTCAAGGAGCAGATCATCCACCATGTGGCCACTATCATCCTCATCAGCTTCTCCTGGTTTGCCAATTACATTCGTGCTGGGACTCTCATCATGGCTCTGCATGACTCTTCTGACTATCTGCTGGAG TCAGCCAAGATGTTTAACTATGCGGGATGGAAAAACACCTGCAACAACATCTTCATCGTCTTTGCCATCGTCTTCATCATCACCCGACTGGTCATCCTGCCCTTCTG GATCCTGCATTGCACTGTGGTGTACCCACTGGAGCTCTATCCTGCCTTCTTTGGCTATTACTTCTTCAATTCCATGATGGGAGTGCTACAGATGCTGCACATCTTCTGGGCCTACCTCATTTTGCGCATGGCCCACAAGTTCATAACTGGAAAG CAGGTAGAAGATGAACGCAGTGACCGGGAAGAAACAGAGAGCTCAGAGGGGGAGGAGGCTGCAGTTTGGGGAGGAGTAAAGAGCCGGGCCCTAGCCAATGGCCACCCCATCCTCAACAACAACCATCGTAAGAATGACTGA
- the CERS2 gene encoding ceramide synthase 2 isoform X2, whose translation MLQTLYDYFWWERLWLPVNLTWGDLEDRDGRVYAKASDLYITLPLALLFLIIRYFFELYVATPLAALLNVKEKTRLRAPLNPTLEQFYLTSGKHPKQAEVELLSRQSGLSGRQVERWFRRRRNQDRPSLLKKFREASWRFTFYLIAFIAGMAVIVDKPWFYDMKKVWEGYPIQSTIPSQYWYYMIELSFYWSLLFSIASDVKRKDFKEQIIHHVATIILISFSWFANYIRAGTLIMALHDSSDYLLESAKMFNYAGWKNTCNNIFIVFAIVFIITRLVILPFWILHCTVVYPLELYPAFFGYYFFNSMMGVLQMLHIFWAYLILRMAHKFITGKQVEDERSDREETESSEGEEAAVWGGVKSRALANGHPILNNNHRKND comes from the exons ATGCTCCAGACCTTGTATGACTACTTCTGGTGGGAACGGCTGTGGCTGCCTGTGAACTTAACCTGGGGTGATCTCGAAGACCGAGATGGACGCGTCTATGCCAAGGCCTCAGACCTCTATATCACACTACCCCTGGCCTTGCTCTTCCTCATCATTCGATACTTCTTTGAGCT TTACGTGGCCACACCGCTGGCTGCTCTCCTGAATGTAAAGGAGAAAACTCGGCTGCGGGCACCACTCAACCCCACCTTGGAGCAATTCTACCTGACCAGCGGCAAGCATCCCAAACAG GCGGAGGTAGAGCTGTTATCCCGGCAGAGTGGGCTCTCTGGCCGCCAGGTAGAGCGCTGGTTCCGCCGCCGCCGCAACCAGGACCGGCCCAGTCTCCTCAAGAAGTTCCGAGAAGCCAG cTGGAGATTCACATTTTACCTGATTGCTTTCATTGCTGGCATGGCTGTCATTGTGGAT AAACCCTGGTTCTATGACATGAAGAAAGTTTGGGAGGGATATCCCATACAG AGCACCATCCCTTCCCAGTATTGGTACTACATGATTGAACTTTCTTTCTACTGGTCCCTGCTCTTCAGTATCGCCTCCGATGTCAAGCGAAAG GATTTCAAGGAGCAGATCATCCACCATGTGGCCACTATCATCCTCATCAGCTTCTCCTGGTTTGCCAATTACATTCGTGCTGGGACTCTCATCATGGCTCTGCATGACTCTTCTGACTATCTGCTGGAG TCAGCCAAGATGTTTAACTATGCGGGATGGAAAAACACCTGCAACAACATCTTCATCGTCTTTGCCATCGTCTTCATCATCACCCGACTGGTCATCCTGCCCTTCTG GATCCTGCATTGCACTGTGGTGTACCCACTGGAGCTCTATCCTGCCTTCTTTGGCTATTACTTCTTCAATTCCATGATGGGAGTGCTACAGATGCTGCACATCTTCTGGGCCTACCTCATTTTGCGCATGGCCCACAAGTTCATAACTGGAAAG CAGGTAGAAGATGAACGCAGTGACCGGGAAGAAACAGAGAGCTCAGAGGGGGAGGAGGCTGCAGTTTGGGGAGGAGTAAAGAGCCGGGCCCTAGCCAATGGCCACCCCATCCTCAACAACAACCATCGTAAGAATGACTGA